From a region of the Triticum aestivum cultivar Chinese Spring chromosome 7D, IWGSC CS RefSeq v2.1, whole genome shotgun sequence genome:
- the LOC123169416 gene encoding uncharacterized protein, with translation MTAKTSRKERGSNSGKWSGPKPTEAAMKKWKVRKAIIEQARAKEQFFREKEPDRHVTPFRPTKFGGCVQEISDSHFSHSVGSIALLEGEKIVFACSGTAVRRWNNIIQDPHTVFVTSSRLVVEFENNRTRDDDFVVQIRRPDGTTIHGLLGLWDEKMGIAIVTAFNTRHLYPVDTCGPLDLHRDDTHKLNLFAAGRDFDGTLMSIKCNDPHFKDGIGFCKCGVTEAGLGGPVILFNGGEGRFAGVITKLCPGGFLFIPTELLHERLQQFEIPRYYLLASKYL, from the exons AT GACTGCAAAAACCAGTAGGAAGGAGAGAGGCAGCAACAGTGGCAAGTGGTCTGGGCCGAAGCCGACCGAAGCTGCGATGAAGAAGTGGAAAG TTCGGAAAGCTATCATAGAGCAGGCTCGAGCTAAGGAACAGTTCTTCAGGGAAAAGGAACCTGACCGACATGTTACTCCATTCAGACCCACAAAATTTGGTGGCTGCGTCCAGGAAATTTCGGATTCGCATTTCAGCCACAGTGTTGGCTCAATTGCTCTGCTCGAGG GAGAAAAGATAGTATTCGCATGCTCCGGAACAGCCGTACGACGCTGGAACAATATAATACAAGATCCCCATACAGTATTTGTGACTAGCTCACGTTTGGTGGTGGAATTTGAGAATAACAGAACCAGAGATGATGATTTTGTG GTTCAAATCCGTCGTCCTGATGGTACAACTATCCATGGGTTGTTGGGGTTATGGGATGAAAAAATGGGAATTGCTATTGTCACGGCCTTCAACACCCGACATCTCTACCCTGTGGATACATGTGGCCCTCTGGATCTGCACCGAGACGACACACATAAGCTTAATCTATTTGCAGCTGGTCGTGACTTCGACGGCACTTTGATGAGCATAAAATGCAATGATCCTCATTTCAAAGATGGCATTGGGTTTTGCAAATGTGGTGTCACAGAG GCTGGACTTGGAGGGCCAGTTATACTATTTAACGGCGGTGAAGGGCGCTTTGCTGGGGTGATAACTAAGTTATGTCCAGGCGGTTTCTTGTTCATACCAACGGAGCTACTTCATGAACGGTTGCAGCAATTTGAGATACCCAGGTATTATCTTCTGGCTAGTAAGTATTTATGA